A window of the Phaseolus vulgaris cultivar G19833 chromosome 5, P. vulgaris v2.0, whole genome shotgun sequence genome harbors these coding sequences:
- the LOC137835499 gene encoding coumaroyl-CoA:anthocyanidin 3-O-glucoside-6''-O-coumaroyltransferase 2-like: MAEHKLVEKSEVAPASLPSSTTRTTSSLPLSFLDLPLAGPIYVKRQFFYQFSHSTHHFCETTLPTLKHSLSLILQHFFPLAGNLLSPPPPHKPFIRCTDDDTVTLTIIESKADFNHLSSNHPKSLKELDQLLPELTFTTMHDDEDATFIFPLVALQVTVFQNQGLCIAITYCHVMDGKCCNHFMKSWSSLCQSGGVDLTLLEKSPPWFGREVLKDPRGLEDIFLRDYFEERSTWKDKLIDQTPKRVCDDEEYCKATIVFGKDDIEGLKTWALAQWKKDEEFNSPQYLSKFVVICALVWASLVKTRCKDDDDEDVKEEYFRFAADCRDRLGYPIPETYFGNCLTLCYAMLRRNELKGEDGFVNAVKVIEKTVSDMKSELFKDAEHWRALFIKTFVLGTTLLVTGSPSFDVYETDFGFGRPTKVDMVHSFKCISLAQSRDEEGGVEVGLVCKSSEFEHLFYAIEQGLQTAKS; encoded by the coding sequence ATGGCAGAACATAAACTTGTTGAGAAATCTGAAGTTGCTCCAGCATCACTTCCTAGTTCTACAACAAGAACAACCTCGTCCCTTCCCCTCTCATTCCTTGACTTGCCTTTAGCTGGTCCTATTTATGTCAAACGCCAATTCTTCTATCAGTTTTCCCATTCCACACACCATTTTTGTGAAACTACACTCCCCACTCTCaaacactctctctctctcatccTTCAACACTTCTTTCCTCTCGCAGGAAATCTTCTTTCTCCTCCACCACCCCACAAACCCTTCATTCGCTGCACTGATGATGACACTGTCACTTTAACCATCATTGAATCCAAAGCTGATTTCAACCATCTCTCATCCAACCACCCTAAGAGTCTCAAAGAATTGGATCAACTGCTTCCCGAGTTGACATTCACAACCATGCATGATGATGAAGATGCCACGTTCATTTTCCCATTAGTGGCATTACAAGTCACGGTTTTCCAAAACCAAGGCCTTTGCATTGCCATCACGTATTGTCATGTGATGGATGGTAAGTGTTGCAATCATTTCATGAAGTCTTGGTCTTCTCTTTGTCAAAGTGGTGGAGTTGACTTGACACTTTTAGAGAAATCACCTCCATGGTTCGGCAGGGAAGTGTTGAAGGACCCCAGAGGACTCGAGGACATTTTCTTGAGAGACTATTTCGAAGAGAGATCAACTTGGAAGGACAAGCTCATTGATCAAACTCCTAAACGTGTGTGTGATGATGAGGAGTATTGTAAGGCGACGATTGTTTTTGGGAAAGATGATATTGAAGGCTTAAAAACATGGGCTCTAGCACAGTGGAAGAAAGATGAGGAGTTTAACTCCCCGCAATATTTGTCAAAATTTGTGGTCATTTGTGCTCTTGTGTGGGCTAGCTTGGTTAAAACAAGATgcaaagatgatgatgatgaagatgtgAAAGAAGAATACTTTCGTTTCGCTGCAGATTGCAGAGATCGCCTTGGTTATCCTATACCAGAAACATACTTTGGAAACTGCTTAACGCTATGTTATGCCATGCTTAGGAGAAATGAGCTTAAGGGAGAGGATGGTTTTGTGAATGCGGTGAAGGTAATTGAAAAGACAGTGAGTGACATGAAAAGTGAGCTGTTTAAGGATGCAGAACATTGGAGGGCTTTGTTTATAAAGACGTTTGTGTTGGGAACTACGTTGCTAGTTACTGGGTCACCCAGCTTCGATGTTTATGAGACTGATTTTGGATTTGGAAGGCCTACCAAAGTTGACATGGTACATTCCTTCAAGTGCATCTCTCTGGCCCAAAGTAGAGATGAGGAAGGAGGAGTTGAGGTTGGTTTGGTGTGTAAAAGTTCAGAGTTTGAACATTTATTTTACGCCATTGAACAAGGACTACAAACTGCAAAATCCTAA
- the LOC137835500 gene encoding coumaroyl-CoA:anthocyanidin 3-O-glucoside-6''-O-coumaroyltransferase 2-like — MGILREHELVQKFKIGPSKRTTASVPLSFLDLPLAGPIYVRRQFFYHFPHSTLHFCKTTLPSLKTSLSQTLQHFFPLAGNLLCPPPPHKPFIRCTDDDSIPLTVVESRADFNHLSSNHPKRLKDLDHLVPKLTCTNMHDDTFVFPLLALQTTIFPNQGLCIAITYCHVMDDSCCSNFMKYWSSICRSGGVELSLVERSTPCLDRGVLKDPKGLEAIFLRDYFEERSTWKERLVGKTSEVCNGNTEDYVKATLVFGRDDIEGLRRLVLNQWRRSEEFDTSQHVSKFVVTCAFVWACLVKTRCRSDYEEQEKEEFFRFSADCRDRLEHPVPETYFGNCLTLCFAMLKRNDLKGEGGFVNAVKVIRRAVTDMKIDLFKDAENWRESFTKMFALGSTLIVTGSPKFTVYETDFGFGKPNKVEMVHSLKGMSLAESRDKEGGLEVGIVCTITEFEYLVSLIKQELQVSKSLLY, encoded by the coding sequence ATGGGAATTCTTAGAGAGCACGAACTTGTTCAAAAATTTAAGATTGGTCCATCAAAGAGAACAACTGCTTCTGTTCCTCTCTCATTCCTTGATTTGCCTTTAGCAGGTCCTATTTACGTGAGACGCCAATTCTTCTACCACTTTCCCCATTCCACACTTCATTTCTGTAAAACTACACTTCCTTCTCTCAAAACCTCTCTCTCTCAAACCCTTCAGCACTTCTTCCCTCTCGCTGGAAACCTCCTTTGTCCTCCACCACCCCACAAACCCTTCATTCGTTGCACCGATGATGACTCTATTCCCTTAACTGTCGTTGAGTCCAGAGCTGATTTCAACCACCTCTCATCTAACCACCCCAAAAGGCTCAAAGACTTGGATCACTTGGTTCCCAAGTTAACATGCACAAACATGCACGATGACAcgtttgttttccctttgctggCATTGCAAACCACGATTTTCCCCAACCAAGGCCTTTGCATCGCGATTACCTATTGCCACGTGATGGATGATAGTTGTTGCAGCAATTTCATGAAGTATTGGTCTTCCATTTGTCGCAGTGGTGGAGTTGAGTTGAGTCTTGTTGAGAGGTCAACACCGTGCTTGGACAGGGGAGTGTTGAAGGACCCCAAAGGGTTAGAAGCTATCTTCTTAAGAGATTATTTTGAAGAGAGGTCAACTTGGAAGGAAAGACTAGTTGGGAAAACTTCTGAGGTTTGCAATGGGAATACTGAAGATTATGTTAAAGCAACGCTTGTTTTTGGAAGGGATGATATCGAGGGGCTGAGAAGATTGGTTTTGAATCAGTGGAGGAGAAGTGAAGAATTCGACACATCACAACATGTATCAAAATTTGTGGTGACGTGTGCCTTTGTGTGGGCTTGTTTGGTTAAAACAAGATGCAGAAGTGATTATGAAGAACAAGAGAAAGAGGAGTTCTTTCGTTTCTCTGCAGATTGCAGAGATCGCCTTGAGCATCCTGTGCCAGAAACATACTTTGGAAACTGCTTAACGTTATGTTTTGCCATGCTGAAAAGAAATGACCTGAAGGGAGAAGGTGGTTTTGTGAATGCGGTGAAGGTTATCAGAAGGGCAGTGACTGATATGAAAATTGACCTGTTTAAGGATGCAGAAAACTGGAGGGAATCATTTACGAAGATGTTTGCGTTGGGAAGTACTTTGATAGTTACTGGGTCACCCAAGTTCACTGTTTATGAGACTGATTTTGGATTTGGAAAGCCTAACAAGGTGGAAATGGTACATTCGTTGAAGGGTATGTCTTTAGCAGAAAGTAGAGATAAGGAAGGAGGACTTGAAGTTGGCATTGTATGTACAATCACAGAATTTGAATATTTAGTTTCTCTTATCAAGCAAGAACTTCAAGTTTCAAAATCCTTACTTTATTAG